GCGGCGCGTTTTCCGCCGAGCTCGATCCGCTGACCGACGAGCAGCGTCGTCTGCGCGGAGTCGACGCCGCTGAACTCGCCCCCTCCGCCGAAGTCCTCGAGATCGAGCTCGAGCGTCGGGTTCGGGAGGGCTCCCGCCTGGAGCAGCGCGGCCTCGCGTGCGCGCACCTCGTAGGCGTCCGCCGCAAGCTCCGGACTGTGCAGCAGCCCGGCAGCAAGCGCGTCTTCGAGCGACAGAACGCCGGTCGGCTCGGGCACGAGCGGCGGTGGGCTGTCCGCGGGGCTCGCGGGCGCCTCGAAGAAGGGAAGCTCTCGGCCGATGGGATATGGCGCGGGCGCCTGGGCGAACGCTCCGAGCGGAAGGCTCAGAAGCGCCGCGGCAAGACACCCGCACCGCGCGATGGCGGTGCAGCGCATGGACGGTCGTCCTCTAGTGGGAAGCGCGGGCTCGGCTCGCCGCCGGAAGCGGCGAACGACACGTTGCGTCGGAGGCGACGCGGCTTCTCAGAGTCGAAGCACGACCGTGCGCACGGGATCGAACGGCGGCGCCAGAACCGCGGTGTAGCGGCGCGGCGCGCTCGCCGGAGCGGGCGCTGCAGCGAAGGTCAGCGCCGGGCCGATTGCAGCCGGGAAATCGGGAGCATCGCGGCGCGAGGCCGCGCTCGCGACGCCGTCCCAGGCGAGCTCGACCACGTGATCGGCGTGCGAGAGCGCTTCGCCCTGATCGCCTTGCTCGCCGGGGTCGCTCGCCTCGTCGTGCGTCAGCACCAAGTGACGGTGGTCGTCGTCGCCGACCACCAGCAGAGAGTGCCCATGCTCGCTCTCGTGCATCCCGAGGACGATCGCGCTCGCGACCGGAATCGCGGCGAACGCCGGCGAGGGGGCGGTGAAGGCGAGCATCAGCAGCGCGACCCACTTGCGCTTCACGCGTTCGGCGCCCCGCGGCTTTGCATCGTGCCAGCCTGCCACACCCGCTCGCGAGCGCAACCGCATTTATTTCGGGAGCCCCTCTCCTGGCCCGCGATGCGCGCCGGAGGTAGGCTGGTCGCCAGCGAACCTCCGCCCGCGTAGGAATGCCCCTCCCATGACCGAGCTCGAATCACTCTTCTCTCTCTCGGGACAGGTCGCGCTGGTGACCGGCGCGTCGAGCGGGCTGTCGGCGCAGGCCGCGCGCGCGCTGGCGAAGGCCGGCGCGAGCGTGGGGCTGGTCGCGCGGCGCAAGGATCGACTGGAGGAGCTCGCGCGCGAGCTCGAGGCGAAGGGCGTGCGCGCCTGCGCCGCGCCCGCCGACGTGACGGTGACCGAGCAGCTCCGCGCGGCGATCGACCGGGTCGAGGCCGAGCTCGGACCGATCGACGTGCTGGTGAACGGCGCGGGCATCGCTCCGCTCGGCCGCGCCGAGACGCACACGCGGGCGAAGTGGGACGGCGCGATCGCGCTGAACCTGACCGCGCCGCTCGAGGCGTCGCAGATGCTCGCGAAGCGCTGGATCGAGCGCGGCCGCGGCGGGCGCATCATCCAGCTCTCGTCGGTGATGGGCTTCGGCGCGAATCCCGTGCACCGCTCGGTCGGCTACGCGGCGACCAAGG
This portion of the Deltaproteobacteria bacterium genome encodes:
- a CDS encoding TolC family protein; amino-acid sequence: MRCTAIARCGCLAAALLSLPLGAFAQAPAPYPIGRELPFFEAPASPADSPPPLVPEPTGVLSLEDALAAGLLHSPELAADAYEVRAREAALLQAGALPNPTLELDLEDFGGGGEFSGVDSAQTTLLVGQRIELGGKRAARIALASADRDLAAWDYEVRRIDVLTRTAGAFVDVLAAQERRRLADEVLGLARAI
- a CDS encoding SDR family oxidoreductase encodes the protein MTELESLFSLSGQVALVTGASSGLSAQAARALAKAGASVGLVARRKDRLEELARELEAKGVRACAAPADVTVTEQLRAAIDRVEAELGPIDVLVNGAGIAPLGRAETHTRAKWDGAIALNLTAPLEASQMLAKRWIERGRGGRIIQLSSVMGFGANPVHRSVGYAATKGALNNLTRHLAVEWARYGICVNALAPSYFPTEMTIDPSVGDVAPEQQAAMRRFTPMDRLGRLEEIETAVLFLASPKSSYVTGAVIAVDGGWTAW